From Glycine max cultivar Williams 82 chromosome 11, Glycine_max_v4.0, whole genome shotgun sequence, the proteins below share one genomic window:
- the LOC102663783 gene encoding uncharacterized protein: MRRFLVDRASIENVNVETNELSNILQRKDLNIVNAMELVDVVKARLGTMRESGWNNFFADVQGFCVAKSILVPNMDDEIPVRGRSRAEGRTITNLHHYRAEIFYVAIDKICVEMDHRFSEGSNIILDCFSCLDPKNSFSKFDVDKLARLADIYHADFSYDDRGTIRDQLETYVLQVRRNASFSTCEDVQSLAMKMVQTEKHLVFPLVYKLIELALILPVSTASVERAFSAMKIIKSKLRNKINDVWFNDLMVCYTEREIFKSLDDIDIIRTFTAKKSRKGHLPRNFI; this comes from the exons ATGAGGAGATTTTTGGTTGATAGAGCAAGTATTGAGAATGTGAATGTT GAAACAAACGAGCTTTCAAATATATTGCAAAGAAAAGATCTTAATATTGTGAATGCCATGGAATTAGTTGATGTTGTCAAAGCTCGGTTGGGCACAATGAGAGAGAGTGgctggaataatttttttgccgATGTCCAAGGATTTTGTGTTGCTAAAAGTATTCTGGTACCAAATATGGATGACGAAATACCAGTTCGGGGTCGTTCAAGAGCAGAAGGGAGGACTATCACTAATCTTCATCATTACCGTGCAGAGATTTTTTATGTTGCTATTGATAAAATATGTGTGGAGATGGATCACCGCTTTAGTGAAGGAAGTAACATTATACTTGATTGTTTCTCATGTCTTGACCCCAAGAACTCTTTCTCCAAGTTTGATGTTGATAAGCTTGCTCGTCTTGCTGATATTTATCATGCAGACTTTTCTTATGATGACCGAGGAACAATTAGGGATCAACTTGAAACTTATGTGCTTCAAGTGAGAAGAAATGCTTCTTTTTCCACTTGTGAAGATGTTCAAAGTTTGGCTATGAAGATGGTTCAAACTGAGAAACATTTGGTATTTCCATTGGTTTATAAACTTATTGAGCTAGCTTTGATATTGCCGGTGTCGACAGCATCCGTTGAAAGAGCTTTTTCAGCAATGAAGATTATCAAGTCTAAATTGCGCAATAAGATCAACGATGTGTGGTTCAATGACTTGATGGTATGTTACACCGAGCGGGAGATATTCAAGTCACttgatgatattgatattattCGAACATTTACCGCAAAGAAGTCTCGGAAAGGACACTTGCCtcgtaattttatttaa